Proteins from a genomic interval of Diaphorobacter sp. HDW4A:
- a CDS encoding ATP-binding protein, giving the protein MKPVQQWIPTSLGKRLLLFICAAIALTALLQAVFGYRNALAQTDTLFDYQMQQTAFALRAGLPVDAKGRAQGTPAEDENHEFIVQVWTNEGLRIFESALGAALPQNAVLGFADVPARGTLYRVFSLQTRSQVIQVAQDMRVRRALARDAAWRSLVPIALLAPLLALAVWWVVRTSLAPVQRVRSEVASRRPQDLSPVATQGLPDEVRPLVNELNELLSRMQRAFEAQQHFVADAAHELRSPLAALRLQVQGLQRAQDDASRAQAASRLVTGIDRATRLVEQLMVLARQEERAASGANLQPVRLDELAAQAVADAAPFAAQRNIDLGLPEAAVVTVPAQVEALRVLMRNLIDNAIKYTPEGGIVDVRVQTAGMDALIIVEDSGPGIPKERRVDAMRRFHRGEQEGTAQVQGSGLGLAIVETIAHAHGASVVLETAPQLGGLRVVVRLHCSHNEGSATSV; this is encoded by the coding sequence ATGAAACCCGTGCAGCAGTGGATACCCACATCCTTAGGCAAGCGTCTGCTGCTGTTCATCTGTGCGGCGATTGCACTCACGGCCTTGCTGCAGGCCGTTTTTGGGTATCGCAACGCATTGGCACAGACAGATACGCTGTTTGACTACCAGATGCAGCAGACCGCATTTGCGCTGCGTGCCGGGCTACCGGTTGACGCGAAGGGCAGGGCGCAGGGCACTCCGGCGGAAGACGAGAACCATGAGTTCATCGTGCAGGTGTGGACCAACGAAGGTCTGCGCATTTTCGAGTCGGCGCTCGGGGCCGCGCTGCCGCAGAATGCGGTGCTGGGGTTTGCCGACGTGCCTGCGCGCGGTACGCTTTACAGGGTGTTTTCGCTGCAGACGCGCTCACAGGTGATTCAGGTGGCGCAGGACATGCGTGTGCGCCGCGCTTTGGCGCGCGATGCGGCCTGGCGCAGCCTGGTACCGATTGCGTTGCTGGCGCCCCTGCTGGCGCTGGCGGTGTGGTGGGTGGTACGCACCTCGCTCGCGCCGGTGCAGCGCGTGCGCAGCGAGGTCGCATCGCGGCGTCCTCAGGATCTGTCCCCCGTGGCTACGCAAGGGCTTCCCGATGAGGTGCGTCCGTTGGTGAATGAACTCAACGAGCTGTTGTCACGCATGCAGCGTGCATTCGAGGCGCAGCAGCATTTCGTGGCCGATGCCGCGCACGAACTGCGTTCTCCGCTGGCGGCGTTGCGCCTGCAGGTACAGGGGTTGCAGCGTGCTCAGGATGATGCATCGCGTGCACAGGCCGCATCGCGTCTGGTCACCGGCATCGACCGTGCGACGCGACTGGTGGAGCAGCTCATGGTGCTGGCGCGGCAGGAGGAGCGAGCCGCGTCCGGCGCCAATCTACAACCGGTGCGGCTCGACGAACTGGCCGCGCAGGCGGTGGCCGACGCGGCCCCTTTTGCTGCGCAGCGAAACATCGATCTTGGACTACCCGAAGCGGCTGTCGTCACTGTGCCCGCGCAGGTCGAGGCGCTACGCGTCCTCATGCGCAATCTCATCGACAACGCCATCAAGTACACGCCAGAAGGTGGCATTGTGGATGTGCGCGTGCAGACTGCGGGAATGGACGCCTTGATCATCGTGGAAGACAGTGGACCTGGCATCCCGAAGGAGCGGCGCGTCGATGCGATGCGGCGCTTTCACCGTGGGGAACAGGAGGGCACCGCGCAGGTGCAGGGGAGTGGCCTGGGACTCGCCATTGTCGAGACAATTGCCCACGCGCATGGCGCAAGCGTGGTGCTGGAAACCGCCCCACAGCTCGGTGGATTGCGTGTCGTGGTGCGCTTGCACTGCAGCCATAATGAAGGCAGTGCCACTTCCGTTTGA
- a CDS encoding phosphatidylserine/phosphatidylglycerophosphate/cardiolipin synthase family protein, with protein MIRVAAFSVLSHSIFVVAGLLIYVMTTRIGHQRRPPSSAIGWVVSIVAFPYLAVPLFLVLGSRKLTRPQRHLHAVMGPPPAGGPVWATQLLASMELPAPVYNEELVWHDDGSDALQSLLALIDGAQQRVDLCTFILGNDQVGEAVAEALARCAQRGVRVRLLIDAIGSMKTHPGTLMRLRKNGVRVRRFMPLLHNPRQGRLNLRNHRKVAVADGLHVWTGGRNLATEYFFNLADAPAWIDLSHEARGALAVQAAAQFELDWRTASGRVKHVDVPVASSPALAAGPCAQWIATGPDHADDTVHALLLAAAYHARKRILAITPYFVPDDALLYAWCMACRRGVDVNVVVPAQSNHLLADWARGRALRELCASGGKVWLLPQMVHAKAVVIDDDLALSGSLNLDARSLFLNYEVMTAFYSAEQVQWLERWFDQQMATAQPFDAKQPSLLRDMGEGLVRSVGFQL; from the coding sequence ATGATTCGCGTTGCTGCCTTTTCGGTTCTGAGTCACTCGATCTTTGTGGTCGCAGGCTTGCTCATCTATGTGATGACGACCCGCATCGGACATCAGCGCAGGCCGCCGTCGTCCGCCATCGGCTGGGTGGTCAGCATCGTAGCGTTTCCCTACCTTGCCGTGCCGCTGTTTCTCGTTCTGGGATCGCGGAAACTGACTCGCCCACAGCGGCATCTGCACGCCGTGATGGGGCCACCGCCCGCAGGTGGGCCAGTATGGGCAACGCAGCTGCTCGCCAGCATGGAACTTCCCGCTCCTGTGTACAACGAAGAACTCGTTTGGCACGACGATGGCTCCGATGCACTGCAGAGCCTGCTCGCGCTGATCGATGGAGCGCAGCAGAGAGTGGACCTTTGCACCTTCATTTTGGGGAATGATCAGGTCGGCGAGGCGGTGGCAGAAGCTCTTGCACGTTGCGCACAGCGCGGTGTGCGCGTTCGACTGCTGATTGATGCCATCGGCAGCATGAAGACGCATCCCGGCACTCTCATGCGACTGCGCAAGAATGGAGTGCGCGTGCGGCGTTTCATGCCGCTGCTGCACAACCCGCGCCAGGGACGGTTGAATCTGCGCAACCACCGCAAGGTGGCGGTGGCAGATGGTCTGCATGTCTGGACAGGGGGGCGCAATCTGGCGACGGAGTATTTCTTCAATCTTGCTGATGCACCTGCATGGATCGATCTGAGTCACGAGGCTCGTGGTGCACTCGCTGTCCAAGCCGCAGCGCAGTTCGAGCTGGACTGGCGGACCGCGAGCGGGCGTGTGAAGCACGTCGATGTGCCCGTGGCTTCATCACCCGCGCTCGCCGCAGGACCGTGCGCGCAATGGATTGCTACTGGCCCAGATCATGCGGACGACACCGTGCACGCACTTCTGCTGGCCGCCGCGTACCACGCGAGAAAACGAATTCTCGCGATCACGCCGTACTTCGTGCCAGACGATGCGCTGCTCTACGCATGGTGCATGGCATGCAGGCGCGGTGTGGATGTGAATGTGGTGGTTCCTGCCCAATCCAACCATTTGCTCGCGGATTGGGCCCGGGGCCGCGCGTTGCGCGAGCTGTGTGCGTCTGGCGGCAAGGTGTGGCTGCTGCCGCAGATGGTGCATGCCAAAGCGGTGGTGATCGATGACGATCTGGCATTGTCCGGATCGCTCAATCTCGATGCGCGCAGCCTGTTTCTCAATTATGAGGTGATGACAGCGTTCTACTCGGCCGAGCAAGTGCAGTGGCTGGAGCGCTGGTTCGATCAGCAGATGGCGACCGCCCAGCCGTTCGATGCGAAGCAGCCCAGCCTATTGCGCGACATGGGCGAGGGGCTTGTCCGGTCAGTGGGCTTTCAACTCTGA
- a CDS encoding pirin family protein, giving the protein MSDPITSAPQHLPTRIADVGGIPIHRAIPQRALRKVGAWCFLDHAGPADPAPPGMQVGPHPHIGLQTFTWMIRGEVLHRDSLGSEQIIRPGQVNLMTAGRGIAHSEESQQPWHIHATQLWIALPDSHRFCEPRFQHYPELPQTRVGDFDATVLAGEALGLTSPAEVHSPLMGVDLHAADLGKGAKAVMPLRTNFEHAVLVLSGSVSVNGEALPLEQLLYIPQGADSVEFTCVAGSRLIVIGGEPMDEAIIIWWNFVARTSQEVHEARDQWEACLRGENDENSRFGNPVASTLAPTHAPSLDGMSLRASK; this is encoded by the coding sequence ATGAGCGATCCAATAACCTCCGCACCGCAGCACCTGCCCACCCGCATTGCCGATGTGGGCGGCATCCCCATCCATCGCGCGATTCCGCAACGGGCGCTACGCAAAGTGGGGGCATGGTGCTTTCTCGATCACGCCGGTCCTGCGGACCCCGCACCGCCGGGGATGCAGGTGGGGCCTCATCCGCACATCGGACTGCAGACCTTCACCTGGATGATTCGCGGCGAGGTACTGCATCGCGACAGCCTCGGCAGCGAGCAGATCATCCGTCCCGGTCAGGTCAATCTGATGACAGCGGGGCGCGGCATCGCACACTCCGAGGAAAGTCAGCAACCCTGGCATATCCATGCGACGCAACTGTGGATCGCACTGCCCGATTCGCATCGCTTCTGCGAGCCACGTTTTCAACACTATCCAGAACTGCCGCAAACACGCGTCGGGGATTTCGATGCGACCGTGCTGGCGGGAGAGGCGCTGGGCCTCACATCCCCGGCCGAGGTGCATTCTCCGCTCATGGGCGTGGATCTGCATGCCGCCGATCTGGGCAAAGGAGCGAAGGCCGTAATGCCGCTGCGCACGAATTTCGAGCATGCGGTGCTGGTGCTTTCGGGCAGCGTGAGCGTGAACGGCGAGGCTTTGCCGCTGGAGCAACTACTCTACATTCCACAGGGCGCGGACAGCGTAGAGTTCACATGCGTGGCGGGCAGTCGCCTCATCGTGATCGGAGGCGAGCCGATGGACGAGGCCATCATCATCTGGTGGAATTTTGTCGCGCGCACCTCGCAGGAAGTGCACGAAGCACGTGACCAGTGGGAGGCCTGCCTGCGCGGAGAAAATGACGAGAATTCGCGCTTTGGCAACCCGGTCGCCTCGACGCTTGCGCCCACGCATGCGCCGTCGCTCGATGGAATGTCTCTGCGCGCATCGAAGTGA
- a CDS encoding DUF4124 domain-containing protein: MWRASATRIAPAAVLLLLTSLPAHAQVYQCKDASGKVSYSDAPCAQHQTSRTVEEARSAADIQRERAQANEAIDRKQRDVQSDREQLRLDMQQTRSDAPPSGTRDLASTPPCAQAEKEMEFVSSIRTLGESEQRVRTNAAITNVNAACGTHTPLMQEPTRVIIHQDALSHQQQPPAR; this comes from the coding sequence ATGTGGCGAGCTTCAGCAACACGCATAGCACCAGCGGCAGTTCTCTTGCTGCTCACTTCCTTGCCTGCGCACGCGCAGGTCTACCAGTGCAAGGATGCCAGCGGCAAGGTGAGCTACTCCGATGCGCCCTGTGCGCAGCACCAGACCAGCCGTACCGTGGAAGAAGCCCGATCAGCGGCCGACATACAGCGGGAGCGCGCACAGGCCAATGAAGCGATTGATCGCAAACAACGCGATGTGCAATCGGACCGCGAGCAGCTGCGTCTGGACATGCAGCAGACGCGCAGCGATGCACCGCCATCGGGCACACGCGATCTGGCCAGCACGCCGCCATGTGCGCAGGCCGAGAAGGAAATGGAATTCGTCAGCAGCATCCGCACGCTCGGAGAATCCGAACAACGCGTGCGCACCAATGCAGCCATCACGAACGTGAATGCGGCCTGCGGCACCCACACGCCGTTGATGCAGGAGCCGACGCGCGTGATCATCCATCAGGATGCACTGTCACATCAGCAGCAGCCACCAGCACGCTGA